The Streptomyces sp. NBC_00459 DNA segment TGGCGCAAGGACGAGAACTTCGTCCTCAACCGGCCCGAGCGCAAGGGCGCGACGGTCCTGGTCGCCGGCCCCGACTTCGGTACGGGCTCCTCGCGCGAGCACGCCGTCTGGGCGCTGCAGAACTACGGCTTCAAGACCGTCATCTCGTCGCGCTTCGCCGACATCTTCCGCGGCAACTCGCTCAAGAACGGCCTGCTCACGGTGGTTCTGGAGCAGAAGATCGTGGACGCGCTGCAGGTGCTGACGGAGAGCGACCCCGAGGCCGAGATCACGGTCGACCTGGAGGCCCGCGAGGTGCGCGCCGAGGGCATCACCGCGGCCTTCGAGCTCGACGAGAACGCCCGTTGGCGGCTGCTGAACGGGCTGGACGACATCTCCATCACCCTGCAG contains these protein-coding regions:
- the leuD gene encoding 3-isopropylmalate dehydratase small subunit produces the protein MEAFTTHTGRAVPLRRSNVDTDQIIPAHWLKKVTRDGFEDGLFEAWRKDENFVLNRPERKGATVLVAGPDFGTGSSREHAVWALQNYGFKTVISSRFADIFRGNSLKNGLLTVVLEQKIVDALQVLTESDPEAEITVDLEAREVRAEGITAAFELDENARWRLLNGLDDISITLQNEGEISAYEAKRPSHKPWTLKV